One window from the genome of Cucumis melo cultivar AY chromosome 12, USDA_Cmelo_AY_1.0, whole genome shotgun sequence encodes:
- the LOC103483402 gene encoding U-box domain-containing protein 19-like: protein MFRNPKLSDRRILTFPAVHPCSAISPATLLASLIDLCRQICNHQTKTFVTQKRNARETIRQIGILLIFFEELRDMSSNLPDSVVLCFSELHLTFQKILFLFEDCSRCNVKIWMLMKSQFVATQFWVLIRALATALDVLPLNRIDTSDEVKELVELVAKQARIAKFGLDKDDELTMKRLQSILLQFEKGIEPDLTAIKRVLNYLEIRRWSDCNKEIKFLEEEIDFQYLDLKERDVQILSSLVGFICYSRVTLFEALDFRDKNQAEFKCNPEILSCLNPEDFRCPISLELMIDPVTVSTGQTYDRASIQKWLSAGNFICPKTGERLTSLELVPNSSLKKLINQFCADNGISLAKFNARSHDITRTIIPGSLAAAEAIKFTSEFLLRRLVFGTSTEKNKAAYEIRLLAKSNIFNRSCLIKAGTIPPLLNLLSSFDKSTQENAIAAILKLSKHSTGKILVMENGGLPPILSVLKSGFCLESRQLAAATLFYLSSVKEYRKLIGEIPDAITGLIDLIKEGTTCGKKNAVVAIFGLLLCPKNNKTVLNSGAVPILLDIIATSNNSELISDSLAVIAALAESTEGSNAILQASALPLLIKTLNSESALAGKEYCVSTLRSLCSHGGEEVVAALAGDRTIAGSLYSVVTEGNAAAGKKARSLLKILHKFREDDVVAYTAVDQERSVDVW, encoded by the coding sequence ATGTTTCGGAATCCCAAACTATCCGATCGTCGGATTCTTACTTTTCCGGCGGTTCATCCATGCTCTGCGATTTCACCGGCGACTCTTTTGGCCTCCTTGATCGATCTTTGCCGTCAAATATGCAATCACCAAACGAAAACTTTCGTTACCCAGAAACGAAACGCTCGAGAAACCATTCGACAAATTGGAATTTTGTTGATATTCTTCGAGGAACTTCGTGACATGTCGTCCAATCTTCCGGATTCTGTCGTGCTTTGTTTTTCAGAGCTTCATCTCACGTTTCAGAAAATCTTGTTCTTGTTTGAAGATTGCTCGCGTTGTAATGTGAAGATTTGGATGTTAATGAAGTCCCAATTCGTCGCTACTCAGTTTTGGGTTCTGATTCGAGCGCTCGCTACGGCTCTCGACGTGTTGCCGTTGAATCGGATTGATACGAGCGATGAAGTGAAAGAATTAGTGGAATTAGTTGCGAAACAAGCAAGAATTGCGAAGTTTGGGCTGGATAAAGATGATGAATTAACGATGAAGCGTCTTCAATCGATTTTGCTGCAATTTGAGAAGGGGATTGAGCCGGATTTGACCGCCATAAAAAGGGTTCTTAATTACCTTGAAATTCGAAGGTGGAGTGATTGTAATAAAGAGATTAAATTCTTGGAAGAGGAGATTGATTTTCAGTATTTGGATTTGAAAGAACGAGATGTCCAAATTTTGAGCAGTTTGGTGGGTTTTATATGTTACAGCAGAGTAACTCTGTTTGAAGCTCTGGATTTTCGGGACAAAAATCAAGCGGAATTCAAATGCAATCCCGAGATCCTTAGCTGTTTGAACCCAGAAGATTTTCGATGTCCAATTTCTCTTGAACTTATGATTGATCCCGTTACTGTATCCACCGGACAGACTTACGATCGAGCTTCCATTCAAAAATGGCTTTCCGCCGGAAATTTCATCTGTCCCAAAACAGGGGAGAGGCTCACAAGCTTAGAGCTGGTGCCAAATTCGAGTCTCAAAAAGTTAATTAATCAATTTTGTGCCGATAATGGAATTTCCTTGGCCAAATTCAACGCACGATCTCATGACATAACTCGAACTATAATTCCGGGGAGCTTGGCCGCTGCGGAAGCGATCAAATTCACTTCGGAGTTTCTTCTCCGGCGACTGGTTTTTGGAACGAGTACAGAGAAGAACAAGGCAGCATATGAGATTCGTTTGTTGGCGAAATCGAACATCTTCAACCGGTCTTGTTTGATTAAAGCTGGTACAATTCCACCATTGTTGAATCTTCTCTCGTCTTTCGATAAATCCACGCAAGAAAACGCCATTGCTGCAATTTTGAAGCTTTCAAAGCATTCAACTGGTAAGATTTTGGTGATGGAAAATGGAGGATTACCACCGATTCTCTCTGTTTTAAAATCCGGGTTTTGTTTAGAATCTCGTCAATTAGCCGCCGCCACATTGTTCTACCTCTCATCCGTAAAGGAATACCGGAAATTAATCGGCGAAATTCCTGACGCCATAACAGGCCTAATCGATCTCATCAAGGAAGGAACGACGTGCGGGAAAAAAAACGCAGTAGTCGCCATTTTCGGGCTTTTACTCTGTCCCAAAAACAACAAAACCGTTCTTAATTCCGGCGCCGTTCCGATTCTTCTTGACATAATCGCCACCTCCAACAACAGCGAATTGATTTCCGATTCCCTTGCAGTAATCGCCGCATTGGCTGAGAGTACAGAAGGAAGCAACGCGATTCTTCAAGCATCGGCTCTGCCTCTGCTTATAAAGACTCTGAATTCGGAAAGTGCTTTGGCCGGAAAAGAGTACTGCGTTTCGACGCTGCGTTCTCTGTGCAGCCACGGCGGCGAGGAGGTGGTGGCGGCACTGGCTGGTGATCGAACCATTGCTGGGTCGCTTTATTCGGTTGTGACGGAGGGAAATGCGGCTGCGGGGAAGAAGGCGCGGTCGTTGTTGAAGATTTTGCACAAGTTTAGGGAAGACGATGTGGTGGCGTACACGGCGGTGGATCAAGAACGATCAGTTGATGTTTGGTAG